One window of Nocardia sp. NBC_00508 genomic DNA carries:
- a CDS encoding adenosylmethionine--8-amino-7-oxononanoate transaminase, producing the protein MALTPDEITALDAKHVWHPYGGFPATTEPLVVAGAAGTRLTLADGRELVDGMSSWWAAIHGYRHPVLDAALAAQSRRMSHVMFGGLTHEPAVRLAELLVDVTPAGLDKVFLCDSGSVSVEVAVKMCLQYWRSLGEPGKRRLLTWRGGYHGDTFTPMSVCDPEGGMHSLWTDVLVDQLFAPVPPRDYRQGYVAELERMLAAHADELAAVIVEPVVQGAGGMRWHHPGYLADLRRLCDEHGVLLVFDEIATGFGRTGTLFAADQAGVSPDVLCVGKALTGGYLTLAAALCTARIAETISAAHGGLMHGPTFMGNPLACAVAVASIELLRSRDWRGEVARIEAELEAGLAPVRELPNVVEARVLGAIGVIELDRPVDMRAATDAAVAAGVWLRPFRNLVYAMPPFISTSDDVGTITAGMRAAVAAQSDR; encoded by the coding sequence GTGGCACTGACCCCTGACGAGATCACCGCCCTCGACGCGAAGCATGTCTGGCATCCGTACGGCGGCTTCCCCGCGACGACCGAGCCGCTGGTGGTGGCGGGCGCCGCGGGAACCAGGCTGACCCTGGCCGACGGGCGCGAGCTGGTCGACGGCATGAGTTCCTGGTGGGCCGCCATCCACGGCTACCGGCATCCGGTGCTCGACGCCGCACTGGCCGCCCAGTCGCGGCGGATGAGTCATGTGATGTTCGGTGGGCTCACCCATGAGCCCGCGGTCCGGCTGGCCGAGCTGCTGGTCGACGTGACGCCCGCCGGTCTGGACAAGGTGTTCCTGTGCGACTCCGGCTCGGTGTCGGTGGAGGTTGCCGTCAAGATGTGCCTGCAGTACTGGCGTTCGCTGGGCGAGCCGGGGAAGCGGCGGCTGCTCACCTGGCGCGGCGGCTATCACGGCGACACGTTCACGCCGATGAGCGTGTGCGACCCGGAGGGCGGCATGCACTCGCTGTGGACCGACGTCCTGGTGGACCAGCTCTTCGCACCCGTACCGCCGCGCGACTACCGGCAGGGGTATGTCGCGGAACTGGAGCGCATGCTCGCCGCGCACGCCGACGAACTCGCGGCGGTCATCGTGGAGCCTGTCGTCCAAGGCGCGGGCGGGATGCGCTGGCATCACCCCGGCTACCTCGCCGACCTGCGCAGGCTGTGCGACGAGCACGGCGTGCTGCTGGTCTTCGACGAGATCGCGACCGGATTCGGCCGCACCGGAACCCTTTTCGCCGCCGATCAGGCCGGAGTGAGCCCGGACGTGCTGTGCGTCGGCAAGGCGCTCACCGGCGGCTATCTCACGCTGGCCGCCGCGCTGTGTACCGCGCGGATCGCCGAGACGATCAGCGCGGCACATGGCGGTCTCATGCACGGGCCTACGTTCATGGGCAACCCGCTGGCCTGCGCGGTCGCGGTCGCATCGATCGAGTTGCTGCGCTCGCGCGACTGGCGCGGCGAGGTGGCGCGGATCGAGGCCGAGCTGGAGGCGGGCCTCGCCCCGGTGCGCGAGCTGCCGAATGTGGTCGAGGCGCGGGTGCTCGGCGCGATCGGTGTGATCGAGCTGGACCGCCCGGTGGACATGCGCGCCGCCACCGATGCCGCGGTCGCGGCCGGGGTGTGGCTGCGTCCGTTCCGCAACCTGGTGTACGCCATGCCGCCGTTCATCAGCACCTCGGACGATGTCGGGACGATCACCGCCGGGATGCGGGCGGCGGTCGCCGCGCAGTCCGATCGGTGA